In the Anaerobranca gottschalkii DSM 13577 genome, one interval contains:
- a CDS encoding type Z 30S ribosomal protein S14, producing MAKKSMIAKQKRTPKFKVRKYNRCKLCGRPHAYLRDFGMCRICFRELAYKGEIPGVKKASW from the coding sequence GTGGCAAAAAAATCAATGATCGCCAAGCAAAAGCGTACCCCTAAGTTTAAGGTTAGAAAATATAACCGTTGTAAACTGTGCGGTCGTCCTCATGCGTACCTAAGAGATTTTGGTATGTGTCGTATATGTTTCCGAGAATTAGCTTATAAAGGTGAAATTCCCGGAGTTAAAAAAGCCAGCTGGTAA
- the rplE gene encoding 50S ribosomal protein L5: MARLKEVYQKEIVPALMDKFGYKSVMQVPRIEKIVINMGVGEAKDNPKALEGAVNDLAAITGQKPVVTKAKKAIAGFKIREGMPIGAKVTLRGERMYEFLDRLLNVALPRVRDFRGVSPTAFDGRGNYTLGVKEQLIFPEIDYDKVDKVRGMDIVFVTTAKTDEEAREMLRAFGMPFRS; this comes from the coding sequence GTGGCTAGACTAAAAGAAGTTTATCAAAAAGAAATAGTTCCAGCATTGATGGACAAATTTGGATATAAAAGTGTTATGCAAGTGCCCCGTATTGAAAAAATAGTTATTAACATGGGCGTAGGTGAAGCAAAAGATAATCCTAAAGCCCTTGAAGGGGCAGTAAATGACTTAGCTGCAATAACTGGTCAAAAACCTGTAGTAACTAAAGCTAAAAAAGCTATCGCAGGTTTTAAAATCCGTGAAGGTATGCCCATTGGTGCAAAGGTAACCCTACGGGGCGAAAGAATGTATGAGTTTTTAGACAGATTATTAAATGTAGCTCTTCCAAGGGTGAGGGACTTTAGAGGTGTTTCTCCAACAGCATTTGATGGTAGAGGTAACTACACCCTAGGGGTTAAAGAACAGTTAATTTTCCCTGAAATTGACTACGATAAAGTAGATAAAGTTCGTGGTATGGATATTGTATTTGTAACTACTGCTAAAACAGATGAAGAAGCTCGTGAAATGTTAAGAGCTTTTGGAATGCCTTTTAGATCCTAA